Proteins found in one Streptococcus mitis genomic segment:
- a CDS encoding peptide deformylase, with protein sequence MEKKIVKDILFLSQVSQPASQEDLYLAKDLQDTLLANRETCVGLAANMIGVQKRVIIFNLGLVPMVMFNPVLLSSEGSYETEEGCLSLVGVRPTRRYETIRVAYRDSKWQEQTITLTGFPAQICQHELDHLEGRII encoded by the coding sequence GTGGAAAAGAAAATTGTGAAGGATATTTTGTTTTTATCTCAGGTATCTCAGCCGGCAAGTCAGGAAGACCTTTATCTTGCCAAAGATTTGCAGGATACGCTTTTAGCAAATCGTGAGACTTGTGTCGGTCTGGCTGCCAATATGATTGGGGTGCAGAAGCGCGTGATTATTTTTAATCTGGGCTTGGTTCCTATGGTCATGTTTAACCCAGTGCTCCTGTCCTCTGAAGGATCTTATGAGACAGAGGAAGGTTGTTTGTCCTTGGTAGGTGTGAGACCTACTAGGCGTTATGAAACTATAAGGGTTGCCTATCGTGACAGCAAGTGGCAGGAACAGACCATTACCTTGACAGGCTTCCCAGCTCAGATTTGCCAGCATGAACTGGATCACTTGGAAGGACGAATCATTTAG